Proteins from a genomic interval of Fundulus heteroclitus isolate FHET01 chromosome 21, MU-UCD_Fhet_4.1, whole genome shotgun sequence:
- the fam49bb gene encoding CYFIP-related Rac1 interactor B, whose product MGNLLKVLTCTDLEQEPNFFLDFENAQPTEAEREVWEQVDVVLQDAKGILDELQAYKGAGQEIREAIQNPNDESLQDQAWAAVVPLVGKLKKFYEFSQRLEAALHSLLGALTNETYNDPTQHLEREQALAKQFAEILHFTLRFDELKMTNPAIQNDFSYYRRTLSRMRINNVPAEGENEVNNELANRISLFYADATPMLKTLSDGTTKFVSENKNLPIENTTDCLSTMASVCKVMLETPEYRSRFNSEETVSFCLRVMVGVIILYDYVHPVGAFAKSSKIDMKGCIKVLKDQPPNSVDGLLNALRYTTKHLNDESTNKTIKSMLQ is encoded by the exons ATGGGGAACCTACTCAAAGTTCTGACATGCACAGACCTGGAACAGGAGCCCAATTTCTTCCTCGACTTTGAAA ATGCACAGCCCACAGAGGCAGAGCGAGAGGTGTGGGAACAGGTGGACGTGGTGCTGCAGGACGCCAAGGGGATCCTGGATGAACTGCAGGCCTATAAAGGGGCAGGGCAGGAGATCAGAGAG GCGATCCAGAATCCCAACGACGAGAGTTTGCAGGATCAGGCGTGGGCGGCTGTGGTTCCTTTGGTTGGAAAACTGAAGAAGTTCTACGAGTTTTCCCAGAGGTTAG AAGCGGCGTTGCACAGCCTGCTGGGAGCTCTGACCAACGAGACGTACAACGACCCGACTCAGCACCTGGAGCGGGAGCAGGCGCTCGCCAAGCAGTTCGCCGAGATCCTGCACTTCACCCTGCGCTTCGACGAGCTGAAG ATGACAAATCCTGCCATTCAGAACGACTTCAGCTACTACAGGAGAACCCTGAGTCGAATGCGGATCAATAACGTTCCG GCAGAGGGCGAGAACGAAGTCAACAACGAGCTGGCCAATCGGATATCTCTCTTCTACGCGGACGCCACTCCCATGCTGAAGACGTTGAGCGACGGCACGACGAAGTTCGTATCGGAG AACAAGAACCTGCCCATCGAGAACACGACGGACTGCTTAAGCACGATGGCCAGTGTGTGTAAAGTCATGCTGGAAACGCC GGAGTATCGCAGCCGCTTCAACAGCGAGGAGACGGTGTCCTTCTGTCTCAGGGTGATGGTCGGCGTCATCATCTTGTACGACTACGTCCATCCTGTGGGAGCGTTTGCAAAGTCGTCTAAAATTGAT ATGAAAGGCTGCATCAAAGTCCTCAAAGATCAGCCTCCAAACAGCGTAGATGGCCTTCTTAATGCTCTCAG GTACACAACCAAGCATCTGAATGACGAATCGACCAACAAGACTATCAAGAGCATGCTGCAGTAG